One genomic window of Pecten maximus chromosome 3, xPecMax1.1, whole genome shotgun sequence includes the following:
- the LOC117323142 gene encoding zinc finger protein 106-like isoform X1, with translation MDLDMDANQSFEQEGMEKDDLECDLCKISYSHEQELRDHAWSLMHHINMEKKKKGSTHNCTLCFATCPNIIEYGKHLNGEKHKRAAEGQRRQKEKETMTFQKEALLNKRVQDESVLPGQLENEGNLSDPELSRQFKSLRHGKSHQRSHSQPYIKGKGKNKTFKGKGDDRFSSNDAPRFDPRERNTDFHDGNQNNAFWENDYNVNWEGGGFVQQPDWGFHRQSNWDGPWWDGNNMNPHRDEFSNFYPRYQTRYSQQRQHDKNMQFKGTKQYNRWNRRDNSNERYRHGDQDDDSYWNRGSDSGRYYRNRRDHSWDRTDEYNHFDRPSRDFPSHMNESQHDLSVDNDMAGQKRRCTSDEKNKSKSRKKNVNFENPTHQRKNSVEMDLDSRVTRDSENLEDINKNPVVESALEPDSTTEEVTLDRKVSKGKKKDKSKKKKSSGVKSVREANYLEDQHGSNVLEQAEQLCRELRDKRQLVKKEREKIERKKKMEKAEEINSQISNLSKINQSYLKGHIAGCADLIASETVDSDKSTNLINVRSRTQKEHDIDDIRKGIESVVDAGKQLSGKQEPEKDSDLEVKSSTSKYESVVNKKSSKPKSDKAGDESDLSTNVAHPHNSPTTKTPVSEPESIHPLKIGTFSPFHQESLSRQSSRASSDMSTDLDPESKKDTLLKMVNSPRSRKERERLAKMLRSYAFSQNKLSLPRFNFQISDLTAELDGVATELRLEDLSADVQLQIAELIEADIKPDLSSLEPLVFESQKSTSVDREPVQSHDVNMIPVSAENVPTRDFVKRKTLQEPKASTGMTSETRTYLQENIDFHKILDPSADKKDKMPNFNPDLCIKSEELSEPEQMNFKSEPVWEVNQSNVDSSKPTNKSLHKHSRDVTGSMHYIDDSEPVLLKENAEPVQGSSHSSVSKPQAELLSGTEPALSIGSSNSHRLKETSEHLNSKSQTDSEPSKDKSKPVRSADKGEVVPSREKLTRQSRNNPTWSRDTSDPVWGGEMPELSMADLSSNPVRIKQEFTRLEDLISTNKPAETSFVSKDSPTQHSILPSQDTGRETIARLEEQDGSKMTFNKSEKGPPLSKGLERCDLATLGSVGHNRAGLGNLDLGSSLPEKAYTDRAVPRTIDESNTPVGGQVDSHKPGMADPTTGDEARPDSLSSSTSGSVFDLVYDLSVEEDSLRQEMTSAESEIMRLTALIQTATEQLSTQRTRHLQLSRKEQSIRSRRLHVLREAKSLQNLSMEMPGKPVDRAAISDCGPFHSSSLTAESSDLDSSRDSNFTRVSPLSSFSHDHRGTSKNGNTSDCLVVLSDSSDSSINRKGMGGFSSSQGLNSKEMAGFSSPQRQNRKDIGGISSQLGQNRNELGGFPASQGLNRKESGSVYSPLNSQRISPTIIQNLPPPLEPSRDSEGFIEPNKHTLKTYETSKEGVRSTDSNRDTLSSVVPSQDTVSLDRKDAIKAFQSQEKLVRPASPDIGTVRSVSPNLGAVRSVSPNVGTVRSASPNLGAVRSVSSNVGVVRSASPNLGSVRSVSPNVGPVRSASPNVGPVRSASPNVGVVRSVSPNVGAVRSVRSNVDTVRFTEMMKDNNSINTQASRDSTESLEPTKDTVIITKDPAEIDQSTSIASSVEENRFVTLKALLRASPQATRPGNETLTNNDTLGMKLPADDQISNAAVSSTTAEFTLPQVVESRQTKVTDTTQPKVNVQYMGHLPGNLFTGQKENMFEKLQSFLKSSRSDQGYRSESSLKSDEIVLDTDSNQESVASNASLGEKIRQYCKENRRGSTQLDSGSEHTLKGSNSETNTPVRQQSKPPVSPSVSDDKNLSPSRKRRKTKKERDQSSKRKQKEEYVINSSSECSGQDDENIPLTDLRQRLQFQQVGPEELEDICMVETGSDDCAVRGTEQRRSLLEEVQLDSPNESEENFNQVKSHRFRLGPERLASVRAAVKSTIHRSDKGRAEDAVKQLVGPADSVTHIQVAGQSVFVAYQKSNPCHFNLESGTLLGQYDCSPCCVRSLAVVTIDNKLCLYACGPSERLFLFDCETYAILKDMELIYQVQCMHESWGRLYLGTDYGAVIGKDAKTGKTFESFQCCDQSVTCIASGLEGVRKILLVAAYTSPIYVCDAISGLLLRMLEGHTKTVFCMEVAGHMVYSGSGDRKVVEHDLLTSDVSWSYGDSEGLVRGVTTDKQGCVFYGGQDQYIRCRNRQTHQLHCLFHVGKSPVVSNIATYQDKILYGNKEGVVEVLTVERNPHKCQCGDCSYMFGLKSHLLHHMVSDHLTQNSRLFSCPWTGCTNRLSTYQDSKEAEEHLKEHIE, from the exons AGATGAGAGTGTGTTACCAGGACAACTAGAGAATGAGGGGAATTTGTCTGATCCAGAGTTATCTCGTCAATTCAAGTCGTTACGTCACGGGAAATCCCACCAACGCTCCCACTCCCAGCCCTACATCAAAGGCAAGGGCAAAAACAAGACATTCAAAGGAAAAGGTGATGACAGGTTTTCATCAAATGACGCTCCAAGGTTTGATCCCAGGGAAAGGAATACAGATTTCCATGATGGTAACCAAAACAATGCATTCTGGGAAAACGATTATAATGTAAACTGGGAAGGTGGTGGATTTGTCCAGCAACCTGATTGGGGCTTCCACAGACAGTCTAATTGGGATGGGCCATGGTGGGATGGAAACAACATGAACCCACATCGAGATGAATTTTCTAATTTTTACCCAAGGTACCAAACACGTTACTCACAACAGAGACAGCATGACAAGAATATGCAATTTAAAGGAACGAAACAATATAATCGCTGGAACAGACGAGACAATTCAAATGAAAGATATCGTCATGGTGACCAGGATGATGATTCATACTGGAATAGAGGCTCCGATTCTGGCCGATATTACAGGAACAGACGGGATCACAGCTGGGATCGGACAGATGAATACAATCATTTTGATCGACCAAGTCGCGATTTTCCAAGTCACATGAATGAATCACAGCATGATCTCTCTGTAGATAATGACATGGCAGGACAGAAACGCAGATGTACCAGTGATGAAAAGAACAAATCGAAGTCtcggaaaaaaaatgttaattttgaaaatcccACTCATCAACGAAAAAATTCAGTTGAAATGGATTTAGATAGTAGGGTAACTAGAGACAGTGAAAATTTAgaagatataaataaaaacccTGTTGTTGAAAGTGCTCTGGAGCCAGACAGTACCACGGAGGAGGTGACTCTTGATAGGAAAGTTAGTAAAGGGAAGAAAAAGGACAAgtcaaagaaaaagaaaagtagTGGTGTTAAGTCAGTCAGGGAGGCTAACTACCTTGAGGATCAGCATGGTAGTAACGTTTTGGAGCAGGCAGAACAGCTCTGTAGGGAGCTCAGGGATAAACGGCAGCTCGTTAAGAAGGAGAGGGAAAAgatagaaagaaaaaagaaaatggaaaaGGCAGAAGAGATAAATTCACAAATAAGCAATTTGTCCAAGATAAATCAAAGTTATCTTAAAGGTCACATTGCAGGTTGTGCAGACCTGATAGCTTCAGAAACTGTAGATAGTGATAAGTCCACTAATCTGATTAATGTGCGGTCAAGGACCCAGAAGGAGCATGACATTGATGATATTCGGAAAGGCATTGAATCTGTGGTTGATGCAGGAAAACAGTTATCAGGAAAACAAGAACCAGAAAAGGATTCAGATTTGGAAGTGAAATCTTCCACGTCCAAATATGAATCTGTTGTTAACAAGAAATCCAGCAAGCCTAAATCTGATAAGGCTGGTGATGAATCAGACTTAAGCACTAATGTGGCTCATCCACACAACTCCCCAACAACTAAGACGCCAGTGTCTGAGCCAGAAAGCATTCATCCTCTGAAAATCGGAACATTCTCACCATTTCATCAGGAAAGTCTCAGTCGCCAGAGCAGTAGAGCGAGCTCTGATATGTCAACAGATCTGGATCCAGAATCAAAAAAGGATACTTTATTAAAGATGGTGAACTCTCCACGTTCTCGCAAAGAAAGAGAGAGATTGGCAAAAATGCTGCGATCCTATGCGTTCTCTCAAAACAAATTATCTCTTCCAagatttaattttcaaatttctgATTTGACTGCAGAACTGGATGGTGTTGCCACTGAGTTACGACTCGAGGATTTATCGGCTGATGTACAGCTTCAAATCGCCGAGTTGATAGAAGCAGACATTAAGCCTGATCTTAGCTCACTAGAACCTCTCGTGTTTGAATCTCAGAAATCCACCAGTGTGGACCGGGAGCCAGTACAATCACACGATGTTAACATGATACCGGTAAGTGCTGAAAATGTACCAACTCGAGACTTTGTCAAGAGGAAAACTCTACAAGAGCCTAAAGCCTCAACAGGCATGACATCAGAAACTCGCACCTACTTACAagaaaatatagattttcataaaattttggaTCCATCTGCcgataaaaaagataaaatgcCGAATTTCAACCCAGACTTGTGCATAAAATCTGAGGAGTTAAGTGAACCCGAACAGATGAATTTTAAGTCAGAGCCAGTTTGGGAAGTGAACCAGTCTAATGTGGACAGTTCTAAACCGACTAACAAATCTCTACACAAGCATTCTAGAGATGTTACTGGATCTATGCATTATATAGATGACTCAGAACCTGTATTGTTAAAGGAGAACGCTGAACCTGTTCAAGGTTCCAGTCATAGTTCTGTGAGTAAACCACAAGCTGAACTGTTATCTGGCACAGAACCAGCACTGTCTATTGGTAGTTCTAATTCTCACCGGCTCAAGGAAACTTCAGAACACTTGAATTCTAAATCTCAGACTGACTCTGAACCTTCCAAGGATAAATCAAAACCGGTACGATCTGCAGACAAAGGTGAAGTCGTACCCTCTAGAGAGAAACTTACAAGACAATCTAGGAACAATCCAACTTGGTCACGAGACACCTCGGATCCAGTTTGGGGTGGAGAGATGCCAGAGCTTTCTATGGCAGATCTTTCCAGCAATCCAGTCAGGATTAAACAAGAGTTTACCCGATTGGAGGACCTCATCTCCACTAACAAACCAGCGGAAACATCCTTCGTGTCCAAGGACTCCCCCACACAACATTCGATACTACCATCACAAGATACTGGCAGAGAGACTATTGCAAGGTTAGAGGAACAAGATGGTTCCAAAATGACCTTCAATAAATCAGAGAAAGGACCTCCTTTATCTAAAG GACTGGAAAGATGTGACTTAGCCACACTTGGGAGCGTCGGTCATAACAGAGCTGGTCTCGGAAATCTCGACCTTGGTAGCAGCTTACCTGAAAAAGCGTACACTGACAGAGCAGTCCCGAGGACAATTGACGAGTCTAACACTCCAGTGGGAGGACAAGTCGACAGTCACAAGCCTGGAATGGCCGACCCTACCACTGGGGACGAGGCTCGTCCTGACTCTTTGTCGAGCTCCACATCAGGGAGTGTATTTGACCTTGTGTACGACCTCAGCGTGGAAGAGGACAGTCTCAGGCAGGAAATGACATCTGCAGAGTCGGAGATCATGCGTCTTACCGCCCTCATACAGACAGCTACAGAGCAGCTTTCCACCCAAAGGACACGCCACCTACAG CTGTCCAGAAAAGAGCAGTCCATCAGAAGCCGTCGCTTACATGTACTGAGAG AAGCCAAAAGTCTCCAAAACCTCTCCATGGAGATGCCAGGCAAGCCTGTAGACAGAGCAGCTATCTCAGATTGTGGACCGTTCCATTCGTCGTCCTTGACGGCAGAgtccagtgaccttgactctAGCAGAGACTCAAACTTCACTAGAGTTTCACCACTCTCCTCATTTTCACATGACCATAGAGGAACTTCCAAGAATGGCAACACTTCAGATTGTCTTGTTGTGTTGAGTGATTCATCAGATTCCAGTATAAACCGTAAAGGAATGGGCGGGTTCTCCTCCTCTCAGGGACTTAACAGTAAGGAAATGGCCGGGTTCTCCTCACCTCAACGGCAAAACCGTAAGGACATTGGTGGTATCTCCTCACAACTGGGACAAAATCGTAATGAATTAGGTGGGTTCCCCGCAAGTCAGGGACTAAACCGTAAGGAAAGTGGCAGTGTCTACTCACCACTAAATAGTCAAAGAATCAGTCCGACAATTATCCAGAATCTTCCACCACCTCTGGAACCCAGTAGAGACAGTGAAGGGTTTATAGAGCCCAACAAACACACCTTGAAGACATATGAAACCAGTAAAGAGGGTGTGAGATCAACTGATAGTAACAGGGACACTTTAAGTTCAGTTGTCCCTAGCCAAGACACTGTTAGTCTGGATAGAAAAGATGCTATAAAGGCCTTTCAGTCTCAGGAAAAACTTGTTAGGCCAGCTAGTCCAGATATAGGTACTGTGAGGTCAGTTAGTCCTAACTTAGGTGCTGTAAGGTCAGTAAGTCCTAACGTTGGTACTGTGAGGTCTGCTAGTCCTAACTTAGGCGCTGTTAGGTCAGTAAGTTCTAATGTAGGAGTTGTGAGGTCAGCTAGTCCTAACTTAGGCTCTGTAAGGTCAGTCAGTCCTAACGTTGGTCCTGTGAGGTCAGCTAGTCCTAACGTTGGTCCTGTGAGGTCAGCTAGTCCTAATGTAGGAGTTGTAAGGTCAGTTAGTCCTAATGTAGGTGCTGTGAGGTCAGTAAGATCTAACGTTGATACTGTGAGATTCACCGAAATGATGAAAGACAATAATAGTATTAATACACAGGCCAGCAGAGACAGTACAGAGTCACTTGAACCCACCAAAGACACAGTTATAATCACGAAGGATCCGGCTGAGATAGATCAGTCTACGTCCATAGCTTCAAGTGTAGAGGAAAATAGATTTGTCACTCTAAAAGCTTTGTTACGTGCCAGTCCTCAAGCGACAAGGCCGGGAAATGAAACTTTGACTAACAATGACACATTGGGAATGAAACTGCCTGCTGATGACCAAATATCTAATGCAGCAGTTTCCAGCACCACAGCAGAGTTTACATTACCCCAGGTCGTGGAATCGAGACAGACCAAAGTCACTGACACAACACAGCCGAAAGTAAATGTTCAGTATATGGGTCATTTACCTGGTAATTTGTTTACAGGAcagaaagaaaatatgtttgagAAACTTCAGTCGTTTCTAAAGAGCAGCAGATCTGACCAAGGCTACCGGAGTGAATCTAGTTTAAAGAGTGATGAGATAGTGTTAGATACAGACTCCAACCAGGAGAGTGTTGCCAGTAATGCATCTCTGGGGGAAAAGATACGCCAGTATTGCAAGGAAAACAGGCGAGGATCAACCCAGCTCGATTCTGGCAGTGAGCATACTCTCAAAGGTTCTAATAGTGAAACTAACACACCAGTCAGACAACAGAGCAAACCTCCAGTATCGCCATCTGTCTCGGATGACAAGAACTTGTCACCGTCACGGAAACGCAGGAAAACCAAGAAAGAGCGAGACCAGTCATCAAAGCGTAAGCAGAAAGAGGAGTATGTGATTAATAGTAGCTCTGAGTGTAGTGGCCAAGACGATGAAAACATTCCCCTGACAGATCTCAGACAGAGATTACAATTCCAG CAGGTAGGACCTGAGGAACTTGAGGACATCTGTATGGTCGAGACTGGCTCAGATGACTGTGCTGTTCGTGGAACTGAGCAGAGACGCAGTCTCCTGGAGGAGGTCCAACTCGACAGTCCAAATGAATCTGAGGAAAATTTCAACCAAGTCAAGAGTCATAG ATTTAGACTGGGGCCTGAAAGGTTGGCATCCGTACGGGCTGCAGTGAAGAGCACGATCCATCGGTCAGACAAAGGACGAGCTGAGGATGCTGTAAAGCAGTTGGTAGGACCGGCGGACTCAGTTACTCATATACAGGTCGCTGGCCAGAGTGTTTTTGTGGCATACCAGAAATCCAACCCATGCCACTTCAATTTAGAG AGTGGAACTCTTTTAGGCCAATATGACTGCAGCCCATGTTGTGTTCGAAGTCTTGCCGTCGTCACCATTGACAACAAACTCTGTTTGTATGCATGTGGACCATCTGAGCGGTTGTTTCTATTTGATTGTGAG ACGTATGCTATACTAAAAGACATGGAGTTAATATATCAAGTACAGTGCATGCACGAATCATGGGGCCGCCTCTATCTGGGCACCGACTACGGTGCCGTTATCGGAAAGGACGCGAAA ACAGGGAAGACATTTGAGAGTTTCCAATGCTGTGACCAGTCCGTAACATGTATCGCTTCTGGCCTGGAGGGCGTTCGTAAGATCCTACTCGTGGCAGCCTACACCTCGCCGATCTATGTGTGTGACGCCATCTCTGGTTTACTCCTTCGGATGTTGGAAGGTCATACCAAAACTGTCTTCTGTATGGag GTTGCTGGTCACATGGTGTACAGTGGTTCAGGAGACAGAAAGGTTGTTGAACATGACCTCTTG ACCAGTGATGTTTCATGGAGTTACGGAGACAGCGAAGGTTTGGTCCGAGGTGTAACAACAGACAAACAGGGATGTGTGTTTTATGGAGGACAAGACCAGTACATCAGGTGTCGCAATAGACAG ACTCACCAGCTCCACTGTCTGTTCCATGTGGGCAAATCACCAGTAGTGTCTAACATCGCCACATATCAGGACAAG ATTCTGTATGGTAACAAAGAAGGTGTAGTGGAAGTGTTGACAGTGGAGAGAAACCCACACAAATGTCAG TGTGGTGATTGTTCCTACATGTTTGGACTGAAGAGTCACCTACTGCATCATATGGTGTCCGACCACCTTACACAAAACTCTCGACTATTCAGCTGTCCTTGGACCGGCTGTACTAACCGACTCTCAACCTACCAGGACAGTAAG GAAGCTGAAGAACATCTTAAGGAGCATATAGAGTGA